The following proteins are co-located in the Planctomycetia bacterium genome:
- a CDS encoding ankyrin repeat domain-containing protein — protein MNVIPFDATLELYQQQAKAVFANLQSGDEAVQWRFKWMHPRFRGKHVSEVKSASLTLEDAKLLIAREYYFEDWNALAEFTQAVQHEGEVKWLEQAVEAVIAGDVASLRSMLQTHPELVKAHSVRNHHATLLHYLGANGIESYRQKTPANAVEIMKLLLEAGTEPDVLADMYDQKCTTMSMLVSSSHPHEAGLQTALAETLLDHGAALEGPGSEWSSAVLTALLFGYLDTAKALAKRGAKVEHLPIAAGLGQVEETKRLLPTADSLARHQALALAAQLGHLEIVKLLLDAGEDPNRYNPEGFHSHATPLHHAALAGHLDVVKLLVERGARLDICDTLYDSAPLGWAKHGKQAATVAYLDNYLQS, from the coding sequence ATGAATGTAATTCCCTTTGATGCAACCTTGGAACTTTACCAGCAACAAGCCAAAGCGGTGTTTGCTAATCTCCAATCCGGTGACGAAGCCGTTCAATGGCGCTTCAAGTGGATGCATCCTCGTTTTCGGGGCAAGCATGTCAGCGAAGTGAAGTCAGCCAGTCTTACTCTGGAAGATGCCAAACTGCTGATCGCTCGTGAATACTATTTTGAAGACTGGAATGCCCTGGCTGAGTTCACCCAAGCAGTTCAGCATGAAGGTGAAGTGAAATGGCTTGAACAGGCAGTGGAAGCAGTGATCGCAGGCGATGTTGCCAGTCTTCGTTCCATGCTGCAGACACATCCTGAACTGGTGAAAGCCCACTCGGTTCGTAATCATCATGCCACCCTGCTCCATTATCTTGGGGCCAACGGCATAGAAAGCTACAGGCAGAAGACGCCTGCCAATGCTGTCGAAATCATGAAGCTCCTTCTGGAAGCAGGCACCGAACCCGATGTCCTGGCCGATATGTACGACCAGAAATGCACTACCATGAGCATGCTGGTTTCCAGTTCGCATCCTCATGAAGCTGGTTTGCAAACGGCTCTCGCAGAAACACTCCTCGATCATGGAGCAGCACTCGAAGGCCCCGGCAGCGAATGGTCTTCTGCCGTGCTTACCGCGCTCTTGTTTGGCTATCTTGATACGGCCAAGGCATTGGCGAAGCGCGGCGCCAAAGTGGAACACCTGCCCATCGCAGCTGGCCTGGGACAAGTAGAAGAAACAAAACGATTGTTGCCAACAGCAGACAGTCTCGCTCGGCATCAGGCCCTGGCATTAGCTGCGCAGCTTGGCCACTTGGAGATAGTGAAGCTGCTTCTCGATGCTGGCGAAGATCCCAATCGTTACAACCCGGAAGGATTCCACTCGCATGCCACGCCGTTGCATCATGCAGCGCTCGCTGGTCATTTGGATGTGGTCAAACTGCTGGTGGAACGTGGCGCCCGGCTTGATATCTGCGATACGCTCTACGACAGTGCACCGCTAGGCTGGGCGAAGCATGGGAAGCAGGCTGCAACTGTTGCGTATCTGGATAATTACCTGCAGTCATAA